Proteins from a single region of Pseudopedobacter saltans DSM 12145:
- a CDS encoding OmpA family protein, which produces MKTLRLRISALSLAFAIGATAIFSSCESVKNMSNTAKGAGIGTAAGAGIGALIGSKAGNTAVGAIIGGALGGTAGALIGKKMDKQAKEIEAAIPGAEVIPAGEGIIVKFDSGLLFDFNKATLSATAKQNIDNLAASLNKYPDTDILVVGHTDAIGTDAVNNKLSLERANSVVSYAISKGVSSGRLKSSGKGKTEPIASNDTDAGRAQNRRVEIVIVANEAMKAQAKAQAN; this is translated from the coding sequence ATGAAAACTTTGAGATTAAGAATATCGGCATTGAGTTTGGCATTTGCAATAGGTGCAACTGCAATCTTCTCATCTTGTGAATCTGTGAAAAACATGAGCAATACCGCTAAAGGTGCAGGTATAGGTACAGCTGCTGGTGCCGGTATTGGAGCATTAATAGGTAGCAAGGCTGGAAATACAGCTGTAGGTGCTATTATCGGTGGCGCTTTAGGAGGTACAGCCGGTGCTTTAATCGGTAAAAAAATGGATAAGCAAGCCAAGGAAATTGAGGCTGCAATTCCAGGAGCTGAAGTGATTCCTGCAGGCGAAGGGATTATTGTGAAGTTTGATTCAGGTCTTTTATTCGACTTTAATAAAGCTACATTATCAGCTACAGCTAAACAAAATATTGACAATTTGGCTGCTTCGCTAAATAAATACCCTGATACAGATATTTTAGTTGTTGGTCACACTGACGCTATCGGTACAGATGCCGTAAACAATAAATTGTCTTTAGAAAGAGCTAATTCTGTAGTATCTTATGCTATTTCAAAAGGGGTTTCTAGTGGTCGCTTAAAATCAAGCGGTAAAGGGAAAACAGAGCCGATTGCTTCTAACGACACTGATGCAGGCAGAGCACAAAACAGACGTGTAGAAATTGTTATTGTAGCAAACGAGGCAATGAAAGCACAAGCAAAGGCACAAGCAAATTAA
- a CDS encoding anhydro-N-acetylmuramic acid kinase yields the protein MNNIQKLYQIAQKQERLIIGLMSGTSLDGLDIALCKFSGKGLQTQVNLIHYETVPYQADFKEDIKKIFSKQNVDLELLCLLNEKIGLVHAELINTTLKKWNIQNELIDAIASHGQTIFHSPFTRHRNPNYPNSTLQIGDGDHIAVKTGIITVSDFRQKNIAAGAEGAPLAVYGDFLLFGKNNKNTVLLNIGGISNITYLPKNSEMYSTDLGPGNTLIDQYMQREFGLYFDKDAAYAKRGSINNALLSFLLDDTFFSTAVPKSTGPELFNLEYLDNCIAKTNTKISSYDVLATLCEFTAITISKALEDKEPDFDLIVSGGGIHNPLIMERLKYHLPLANFKDIEEFGISADAKEAVLFALLANETLSGESADFKTKTVPNICMGKICLPN from the coding sequence ATGAACAATATTCAAAAGCTTTATCAAATAGCTCAGAAACAGGAAAGGCTGATAATAGGTTTAATGTCCGGAACATCTTTGGATGGGTTAGATATCGCTTTATGCAAATTTTCGGGTAAGGGGCTGCAAACTCAGGTAAATTTAATCCATTACGAAACCGTTCCTTATCAGGCGGACTTTAAAGAAGACATCAAGAAAATCTTTTCTAAACAAAATGTTGACCTTGAATTACTTTGCCTTCTTAACGAGAAGATCGGATTGGTTCACGCCGAACTCATAAATACGACGCTAAAGAAATGGAATATCCAAAATGAATTGATTGATGCCATTGCCAGTCATGGACAAACAATTTTCCACTCTCCGTTTACCAGACATCGAAACCCAAATTATCCCAACAGCACTCTTCAAATAGGGGATGGGGATCATATAGCTGTTAAAACCGGAATCATAACAGTGAGCGATTTTAGGCAGAAAAACATTGCTGCCGGAGCAGAAGGGGCTCCTTTGGCCGTTTATGGAGATTTTCTGTTATTTGGCAAAAACAACAAAAACACTGTTCTCTTAAACATCGGCGGAATATCCAATATCACATACCTTCCCAAAAACAGCGAAATGTATTCTACTGATTTAGGTCCGGGGAATACTTTAATTGACCAGTACATGCAGCGTGAGTTTGGGTTATATTTTGACAAAGATGCGGCCTATGCAAAAAGAGGCTCCATAAATAACGCCTTATTATCTTTCCTACTTGATGATACTTTCTTTTCTACCGCAGTGCCCAAAAGTACAGGCCCCGAATTATTCAACCTCGAATATCTGGACAATTGCATAGCAAAAACAAACACTAAAATATCCTCGTATGACGTTTTAGCTACGCTATGTGAATTTACTGCGATTACTATTTCCAAAGCTTTAGAAGACAAGGAACCAGATTTTGATTTGATTGTAAGTGGAGGAGGAATACACAATCCATTGATAATGGAAAGACTAAAATATCACCTCCCTTTGGCGAATTTTAAAGACATAGAAGAGTTTGGAATAAGTGCTGACGCAAAAGAAGCTGTACTCTTTGCTTTACTGGCCAATGAAACACTCTCCGGAGAAAGCGCCGATTTTAAAACTAAAACAGTTCCAAATATATGTATGGGGAAAATATGCCTCCCTAATTAA
- a CDS encoding iron-containing alcohol dehydrogenase translates to MLNFEFKNPTKIIFGKGEIKKLSSEIPENSKVLMVYGGGSIKKNGIYDQVKTALSGFDIIEFGGIPANPEYSILLQALEIIKKENISFILAVGGGSVIDGVKFLSSAALFEGEDPWDILAKSIRTTKGLPFGTVLTLPATGSEMNSSSVISRKETRQKLGMGGPGLFPVFSILDPEVVKSIPQRQIANGITDAFTHVLEQYMTYPIGALLQDRFAESIMQTLVEIAPKIISDPSDYDIASEFMWCCTMALNGLIQKGVPGDWAVHAMGHELTALYGIDHARTLAIIAPRHYEYNIETKKEKLAQYAERIWGIQNGSVIEKAKQAIEKTEDFFNSLDIKTRLSEYTDDYKDSGKFIEDSFTKRGLTGIGEHRSLKPSDARKIVEMSY, encoded by the coding sequence ATGTTAAATTTCGAGTTTAAAAACCCAACAAAAATTATATTTGGAAAGGGAGAAATCAAAAAACTTTCCTCCGAGATCCCCGAGAATTCCAAAGTATTAATGGTCTACGGCGGAGGCAGTATTAAGAAAAACGGCATCTACGATCAGGTAAAAACAGCTCTATCTGGCTTTGATATCATCGAATTTGGCGGGATTCCTGCCAATCCTGAATACAGTATTTTATTACAGGCTCTGGAAATCATCAAGAAAGAAAACATTTCTTTCATCCTTGCTGTGGGCGGCGGATCAGTTATTGATGGTGTGAAATTTTTGTCCTCCGCAGCTCTTTTCGAAGGAGAAGATCCATGGGATATCCTCGCGAAATCAATACGAACAACTAAAGGGCTGCCATTTGGCACTGTACTTACTTTGCCAGCAACAGGGTCTGAGATGAACTCCAGCTCTGTAATTAGCAGAAAGGAGACTAGACAAAAATTGGGAATGGGTGGGCCCGGACTTTTCCCAGTATTCTCTATCTTAGATCCGGAAGTAGTAAAATCTATTCCACAAAGGCAAATAGCAAACGGGATTACAGATGCTTTCACTCATGTTTTGGAACAATACATGACTTATCCAATTGGTGCTCTACTGCAAGACAGATTCGCCGAGAGTATTATGCAAACTTTAGTTGAAATTGCACCAAAGATTATTTCCGATCCTTCAGATTACGATATCGCTTCAGAATTTATGTGGTGCTGTACGATGGCTCTCAACGGACTGATCCAAAAAGGTGTTCCCGGAGACTGGGCCGTCCATGCAATGGGGCACGAACTTACTGCTTTGTACGGAATAGACCACGCCAGAACTTTAGCTATTATCGCTCCCAGACACTATGAGTATAACATAGAAACGAAAAAAGAAAAACTTGCGCAATATGCAGAACGCATTTGGGGAATTCAAAACGGCTCGGTGATAGAAAAAGCCAAGCAGGCTATCGAAAAAACCGAGGACTTTTTCAATTCTCTTGATATTAAAACCAGACTTTCAGAATATACAGACGATTATAAAGACTCGGGAAAATTTATAGAAGATTCCTTTACAAAACGAGGCTTGACCGGTATTGGAGAACATAGATCTCTAAAACCTTCCGATGCGCGTAAAATCGTAGAAATGAGTTATTAA
- a CDS encoding SUMF1/EgtB/PvdO family nonheme iron enzyme, producing the protein MKKNIIAYFIACITVSCVATSCNKKSSSGSKVSGKTGALYNDKRPGSLQVMPKTKPTPGPGLVHIEGGTFVMGGSTIDDIGFDHTSPKKRVTVPTFYMDETEVANVDWLEYLNWIREVAEDPRWYYEALPDTLVWRSPLAYNEPYVTNYLRHPAYQDYPVVGVTWEQAVAYCDWRTNVVNENILRSKGIMNDWKAYATTKSGGAKGGAANNTVNTQPFDLDLYLNGQYDDLGKKPIKVNNPAAAANANAGGGKNAPKGRGAKIEDGVFTPGRYRLPTEAEWEYAALALIVSPDNNVIANNKIYPWHGLGVRSPKKDTRGMVYANFKQGKGDNMGVAGYLNDGADITAPVRAYVPNDFGLFNMAGNVSEWVYDTYRQHSFDKVEDFSPFRGNEFLNNEYDNNGKIVTIGKTNIPKKTAATSGRKDAYDLHKEKYGNVTEESPSTPDAKDPKMTTASPSFSSDQRGYLDKENLDLYGKITLVSDRSKVYKGGSWNDRAYWLNPGTRRFLDQGESSAEIGFRCAMSSVGNPQINPKSTPQFKQPKSRVGFKSK; encoded by the coding sequence ATGAAGAAAAATATCATTGCTTATTTTATAGCATGTATTACCGTTTCCTGCGTGGCCACGTCATGTAATAAAAAGTCCTCTTCGGGATCCAAAGTATCTGGAAAAACCGGAGCTTTATACAATGACAAGAGACCTGGTTCACTGCAAGTTATGCCAAAAACTAAACCTACACCTGGCCCTGGATTAGTGCACATTGAAGGGGGTACTTTTGTAATGGGAGGTTCAACAATAGATGATATCGGATTTGATCATACCTCTCCTAAGAAGAGAGTTACAGTTCCAACGTTTTATATGGATGAAACCGAAGTTGCAAATGTGGATTGGTTGGAATACCTGAATTGGATTAGAGAAGTAGCGGAAGATCCGAGATGGTATTACGAAGCTCTCCCTGATACATTGGTTTGGAGAAGCCCTTTAGCTTATAACGAACCGTATGTAACTAACTATTTAAGACATCCTGCATATCAGGATTACCCTGTAGTTGGTGTAACCTGGGAGCAAGCTGTAGCTTACTGCGATTGGAGAACCAATGTTGTAAATGAGAATATCTTGCGTTCAAAAGGTATTATGAACGATTGGAAAGCTTATGCAACAACAAAAAGCGGAGGAGCAAAAGGTGGAGCAGCAAACAATACTGTAAACACTCAACCGTTTGATCTGGATTTATACCTTAACGGACAATATGATGATTTAGGAAAAAAACCAATCAAGGTTAATAATCCCGCCGCGGCAGCAAACGCAAATGCTGGGGGAGGAAAAAATGCTCCTAAAGGCCGTGGTGCTAAAATTGAAGACGGTGTTTTTACTCCAGGTCGATACAGATTGCCTACCGAAGCTGAATGGGAATATGCGGCTCTTGCTCTAATCGTATCTCCTGATAACAATGTAATTGCTAATAACAAAATTTACCCTTGGCATGGCTTAGGCGTTCGTTCTCCTAAAAAAGACACAAGAGGTATGGTTTATGCCAACTTTAAACAAGGCAAGGGAGACAACATGGGGGTTGCAGGATATTTAAATGACGGCGCAGATATAACTGCCCCTGTAAGAGCTTATGTTCCAAACGACTTCGGTTTATTTAATATGGCAGGAAACGTTAGCGAGTGGGTTTACGATACCTACAGACAGCATTCTTTTGATAAAGTTGAAGACTTTAGCCCATTCCGTGGTAACGAATTCTTAAACAATGAATATGACAACAATGGAAAAATTGTAACCATTGGAAAAACAAATATTCCAAAAAAGACTGCTGCAACAAGTGGACGAAAAGACGCTTATGATCTGCATAAAGAAAAATATGGAAATGTAACGGAAGAAAGCCCTTCTACTCCTGATGCAAAAGATCCTAAAATGACAACAGCATCTCCTTCGTTCAGCTCAGACCAAAGAGGATATTTAGATAAAGAAAACTTAGATCTTTATGGAAAAATCACACTTGTAAGCGATAGATCAAAAGTTTATAAAGGTGGCTCATGGAATGACAGAGCGTACTGGTTAAATCCCGGTACAAGAAGATTTCTCGATCAGGGCGAGTCTAGTGCAGAGATTGGTTTCAGATGTGCAATGAGCAGTGTTGGAAATCCACAGATAAATCCGAAGAGTACTCCTCAATTCAAACAGCCAAAATCTCGTGTTGGTTTCAAATCAAAATAG
- a CDS encoding class I SAM-dependent rRNA methyltransferase — MIEIVLKKSKEKAALQRHPWVFSGALDKVKGKPENGEIVKVFSYDNEFLAYGYYNDQSRVAIRLLEWSENETIDKNWWFSKIKSAIENRKSLLNEHTNTCRLIFSEADYLPGLIVDCYADYLAVQILTAGIEKQKDLIIGVLQEITKAKGIVDKSDNTSRAHDGLEPTNGLLLAGELPPQFLEVKENGVKYHINIVEGQKSGFYCDQRDNRRILASYVKGKTVLDSFCYSGGFSLNSLLNGAEKVVSVDSSALAIETLEKNIVINGFEGISHIAIQSDVNKQLRVFKENGDKFDVVILDPPKYAPSRSALDRAARAYKDLNRLGMQILERGGLLATFSCSGAMDIETFKQVIAWAALDAGKEVQIIYQFCQPEDHPVRISFPEGEYLKGLLCRVY; from the coding sequence ATGATAGAAATCGTTCTAAAGAAATCTAAGGAGAAAGCAGCGCTTCAAAGACATCCGTGGGTGTTTTCCGGAGCTTTGGATAAAGTTAAAGGTAAACCAGAAAACGGAGAAATAGTAAAGGTTTTTAGTTATGACAACGAGTTTTTGGCTTATGGATATTATAATGATCAATCCAGAGTTGCTATCAGGCTTTTAGAATGGAGCGAAAATGAGACTATAGATAAAAATTGGTGGTTCTCGAAAATTAAAAGTGCCATCGAAAACAGGAAATCTCTTTTAAATGAACATACCAATACTTGCAGATTGATTTTTAGTGAAGCGGATTATTTGCCAGGTTTAATTGTTGACTGTTATGCAGACTATTTAGCTGTTCAAATATTAACAGCTGGAATTGAGAAGCAAAAGGATTTGATTATCGGTGTTTTACAGGAGATCACAAAAGCCAAGGGGATTGTTGATAAGAGCGATAATACTTCCAGAGCTCACGACGGTTTGGAACCAACTAATGGATTATTATTGGCAGGAGAATTACCCCCACAGTTTCTAGAGGTAAAAGAGAATGGTGTGAAATATCATATTAATATTGTAGAAGGACAGAAATCGGGTTTTTATTGTGATCAACGAGATAATAGACGAATATTGGCCTCTTACGTAAAAGGAAAAACGGTACTGGATTCTTTTTGTTATAGCGGAGGCTTCTCGTTAAATAGTTTGTTGAACGGAGCTGAGAAAGTTGTTTCTGTGGATAGTTCTGCTTTAGCAATTGAAACCTTGGAAAAAAATATTGTAATTAACGGATTTGAAGGGATATCTCATATAGCAATTCAGTCTGATGTTAATAAGCAACTGCGGGTATTTAAGGAAAACGGAGATAAATTTGATGTAGTTATTTTAGATCCTCCGAAATATGCACCATCTAGATCCGCTTTAGACCGGGCTGCAAGGGCTTATAAAGACTTGAATAGATTAGGCATGCAGATTCTGGAGAGAGGAGGATTACTGGCAACTTTTAGTTGTTCGGGAGCGATGGATATAGAAACTTTTAAACAGGTAATTGCCTGGGCTGCATTAGATGCAGGGAAAGAAGTTCAGATCATATATCAGTTTTGTCAACCCGAAGATCACCCTGTAAGAATCTCCTTTCCTGAAGGGGAATATCTAAAAGGATTATTGTGTAGAGTTTATTAA
- a CDS encoding FAD-dependent oxidoreductase — MRKLLPILFLLIANHSFSQHKTDVLVFGASASGASAAIQAARSGVKVILLNEGATVVGNALPKMDVPAFELGFWKEWQDSCKKDSVIKDPRAILEQKFLKKVKGLQYLSSIKVLKVRENGKSWSVEIERNGKKEEIKCKALVDAGFGDEAILKRFNLVSFVGEKIKSIINYSESQKQQPYNEYTKFYRTSIAAGYGVSKDSTYYFPLGSFVSKDKPSIMVANISANMKGLEHLQNIALWTNIGQSVGALAAYGPFFNTTSDKANVRMIQGEVFTYKSFIYPVVDIPENDFAFFPVQRIIGSQILRHDFVTGKFNPEGLVNKNDIKDILSELHPRSRIWFIENPSVSDLTLKETISLISFIGGKESYSIEDELKRSWKDKFKLNSDYSLDKFITKKEYAILMDLYLAPFSVRVNMEGLFIK, encoded by the coding sequence ATGAGGAAGCTCTTACCCATATTGTTTTTGTTAATAGCTAACCACTCTTTCTCCCAGCATAAGACGGATGTTTTGGTATTTGGTGCTTCGGCTAGCGGAGCGTCGGCGGCAATTCAGGCCGCAAGAAGTGGCGTTAAGGTTATTTTACTAAATGAAGGTGCTACAGTTGTTGGAAATGCCTTGCCTAAAATGGATGTTCCTGCATTTGAATTAGGCTTTTGGAAGGAGTGGCAAGATAGCTGTAAAAAGGATTCAGTAATTAAGGATCCCAGGGCAATTTTAGAGCAGAAGTTTCTGAAAAAAGTAAAGGGTCTTCAATACCTTAGTTCAATCAAGGTCCTTAAAGTTAGAGAAAACGGAAAGAGTTGGTCGGTTGAGATAGAAAGAAATGGAAAAAAGGAAGAAATAAAATGTAAAGCCCTCGTCGATGCGGGATTTGGTGATGAAGCAATTTTAAAACGCTTTAATTTGGTTTCTTTTGTGGGAGAAAAAATAAAATCTATTATCAATTATTCGGAAAGTCAGAAACAGCAACCGTATAACGAGTATACTAAGTTTTACAGAACAAGTATTGCTGCGGGTTACGGTGTATCTAAGGATTCGACCTATTATTTTCCTTTAGGTTCTTTTGTTTCAAAAGATAAACCAAGTATAATGGTCGCTAATATTTCTGCCAATATGAAAGGTTTAGAGCATCTGCAAAACATTGCGTTATGGACCAATATAGGGCAATCTGTTGGTGCGCTGGCAGCTTACGGACCGTTTTTTAATACAACGAGCGATAAAGCCAATGTAAGAATGATACAAGGGGAAGTGTTTACTTATAAAAGCTTTATTTACCCGGTTGTAGATATTCCAGAAAATGACTTCGCTTTTTTTCCGGTGCAGCGAATTATTGGTTCGCAAATATTAAGGCATGATTTTGTTACCGGGAAATTTAATCCAGAAGGACTTGTTAATAAGAATGATATTAAAGACATTTTATCCGAGCTGCACCCAAGATCACGTATTTGGTTTATAGAAAATCCAAGTGTTTCTGATTTGACATTGAAAGAAACAATATCTTTAATAAGCTTTATCGGGGGAAAAGAATCTTATTCTATCGAAGATGAGCTAAAACGAAGCTGGAAGGATAAGTTTAAACTAAATTCTGATTATTCTTTGGATAAGTTTATTACAAAAAAGGAGTATGCAATTTTGATGGATTTATATCTCGCTCCTTTTTCAGTAAGAGTTAACATGGAAGGATTGTTTATAAAGTAG
- a CDS encoding NAD-dependent epimerase/dehydratase family protein — translation MISILGCGWLGLPLATKLNSNYKIKGSTTSEEKINLLKDNKIEAFNINIASPRSNLNEFLNTDILIINIPISSKTNLIENFNNLKNSIIESPIRKIIFISSTSVYTDGNKNVNESDNVDKNNANFKIEEILRSLPSHFKVTILRLAGLIGPNRHPGKFFAGKTEAIPNGLNPVNLIHLDDCINIISLIIEKKIWNETFNICTPHHPNRSEFYRKATEQYCGKTPIFVEKKGQWKTVDSSKVVKALNYNFKYDNLFEAMKNC, via the coding sequence ATGATAAGTATATTAGGATGTGGTTGGCTGGGCCTGCCTTTAGCGACAAAATTAAATTCAAACTATAAAATCAAAGGATCGACAACATCGGAAGAGAAAATTAATCTACTGAAAGACAACAAAATAGAAGCCTTTAACATTAATATTGCAAGTCCTCGAAGTAATTTGAATGAGTTTCTAAACACAGACATTTTAATTATTAACATTCCGATTTCAAGTAAAACAAACCTCATTGAGAACTTCAATAATTTAAAAAATTCTATAATAGAAAGCCCAATAAGAAAAATCATATTTATCTCATCTACATCTGTTTACACTGATGGTAACAAAAATGTAAACGAAAGCGACAATGTGGATAAGAACAATGCAAATTTTAAAATTGAAGAAATTCTCCGGTCTCTCCCGTCTCACTTTAAGGTTACCATTTTAAGATTGGCCGGACTAATAGGCCCTAACAGACACCCGGGTAAATTTTTTGCAGGTAAAACAGAAGCCATTCCAAATGGCCTTAATCCAGTGAATTTGATTCACTTAGACGACTGTATTAATATCATATCCCTGATTATCGAAAAGAAAATATGGAATGAAACTTTTAATATTTGTACTCCGCACCATCCCAACAGATCCGAATTTTACAGGAAAGCTACTGAACAATACTGTGGAAAAACTCCGATATTTGTAGAGAAAAAAGGACAGTGGAAAACCGTCGACTCTTCAAAAGTAGTCAAGGCCCTCAATTATAACTTTAAATACGATAATTTGTTTGAAGCAATGAAAAATTGTTAA
- a CDS encoding MmcQ/YjbR family DNA-binding protein, with the protein MNIEELRDYCLTFKAVTEELPFGPDTLVFKVHGKVFLLIGLNNPDSFNVKCDPEEAVRLREEYSEVVPGYHMNKKHWNTVSLNGRLNNQQLEKMIENSYWLVVGSLPKKVRESLA; encoded by the coding sequence ATGAACATCGAAGAACTAAGAGATTATTGCCTAACTTTTAAAGCCGTAACAGAGGAACTCCCCTTCGGCCCGGATACGCTGGTCTTTAAAGTCCATGGCAAGGTATTTCTTTTGATAGGTCTTAATAATCCTGACAGTTTCAACGTGAAATGTGACCCTGAAGAAGCTGTTAGACTAAGGGAGGAATATTCTGAAGTTGTTCCCGGTTACCATATGAACAAAAAACATTGGAATACCGTCTCCCTGAACGGTAGACTTAATAATCAACAGCTCGAAAAAATGATTGAAAACTCCTACTGGCTCGTGGTAGGTAGTTTGCCTAAAAAAGTAAGAGAGAGTTTAGCTTAA
- a CDS encoding carboxymuconolactone decarboxylase family protein encodes MSQIKDTVKDILDLFGLTEITNEALSLLNQTDFKYLRDLKLNFNSTLTSEHLSEKECGLIGLSVAANNQNAILIKYYTKYSLESGATEEEISEAVSCASLLASNNVFYRFRHFTQKERYGQIPARIRMQLMMKPITGKEFFELLSLAISAVNGCELCVNAHEDSLIKLGSSEERIFDAVRIASIVTATGKVIY; translated from the coding sequence ATGTCACAAATAAAAGATACAGTAAAAGATATTTTAGATTTGTTTGGATTAACTGAAATTACCAATGAAGCGTTGAGTCTTCTTAATCAAACAGATTTTAAATATTTAAGAGATTTAAAATTAAATTTCAATAGTACATTAACTTCCGAACATTTATCGGAAAAAGAATGTGGGTTAATTGGTTTAAGCGTTGCTGCAAATAACCAAAATGCCATATTAATAAAGTATTACACAAAATATTCATTAGAAAGCGGAGCGACTGAGGAAGAGATTTCGGAAGCAGTTTCTTGTGCCTCTTTGTTAGCTTCAAACAATGTGTTTTACCGTTTTCGCCATTTTACTCAAAAAGAGAGATATGGACAGATACCGGCCCGTATCAGAATGCAATTAATGATGAAGCCAATTACAGGTAAAGAGTTTTTTGAATTGTTGAGTTTGGCTATTTCAGCGGTTAATGGCTGCGAATTATGTGTGAACGCGCATGAAGATTCTTTAATTAAATTAGGTAGCAGCGAAGAAAGGATTTTCGATGCTGTTAGAATAGCATCTATCGTAACTGCAACAGGGAAAGTAATTTACTAA
- a CDS encoding peroxiredoxin, with product MISVGQKFPEFSKLAVVSLEKGKEFETITSDYLTNEDDVWTTIFWWPKDFTFVCPTEIAEFNKNFGEFSDRNTRLIGASTDSEFVHLAWRNNHDDLRGLKFPMLADTSKSLAEDLGILTNDDQKVAYRATFIIDPQGIIRWVSVNDLSVGRNVKEVLRVLDGLQTDELCPCNWEKGQETLTV from the coding sequence ATGATCAGTGTAGGACAAAAATTTCCTGAATTTTCAAAATTAGCCGTAGTTAGCCTGGAAAAAGGCAAAGAGTTCGAAACAATCACTTCAGATTATTTAACAAATGAGGATGATGTGTGGACTACTATTTTCTGGTGGCCGAAAGATTTCACTTTCGTATGTCCAACGGAAATTGCTGAGTTCAACAAAAATTTTGGTGAGTTTTCTGACCGTAACACTCGTTTAATTGGTGCTTCTACAGATTCAGAATTCGTTCACCTGGCATGGAGAAATAACCATGATGATTTAAGAGGTTTAAAATTCCCTATGTTAGCAGATACTTCTAAATCTTTAGCTGAAGACTTGGGTATTTTAACAAATGATGATCAAAAAGTAGCTTACAGGGCAACTTTTATCATAGATCCTCAAGGTATTATTCGTTGGGTAAGCGTTAATGATTTAAGCGTAGGCCGTAATGTTAAAGAGGTATTACGTGTATTAGACGGATTACAAACAGATGAGTTGTGTCCTTGTAACTGGGAAAAAGGTCAAGAAACCTTAACCGTTTAA
- a CDS encoding porin family protein yields the protein MKNLKRSIFFMLVIIGLSHISAYAQFNVGIKGGLNYSTIKAKDREIDKSGILGYNLGVWTRVGNSFYVQPEIYLGSKGAELKFQENGSSVEQTGKVKFTTLDVPVLLGTKFGLTNFNLRLMAGPSFQFNLDTDESAFKQATDINFYKYRNFVTNLQAGAGVDVGNLSVDLRYEAGLQDINKNDGQKQNLIHLSLGWKIL from the coding sequence ATGAAAAACCTGAAAAGAAGTATTTTTTTTATGCTTGTGATAATTGGATTGTCACACATTAGTGCATACGCACAGTTTAACGTCGGAATAAAGGGGGGGCTTAATTATTCTACAATTAAAGCAAAAGATCGCGAGATTGATAAGTCTGGTATTTTGGGCTATAATCTTGGGGTCTGGACCAGGGTAGGAAATTCTTTTTACGTACAACCCGAAATTTATTTGGGTTCTAAGGGAGCTGAATTGAAATTTCAGGAAAACGGATCATCTGTAGAGCAGACCGGAAAAGTGAAATTCACCACATTAGATGTGCCCGTTTTATTGGGAACTAAATTCGGTTTAACTAATTTCAACTTGAGATTAATGGCCGGACCTTCTTTCCAGTTTAATCTGGATACTGACGAAAGTGCCTTTAAGCAGGCTACAGATATAAATTTTTATAAATACCGCAATTTTGTGACTAATCTGCAGGCCGGAGCCGGAGTTGATGTAGGAAATTTATCGGTTGATTTAAGATACGAAGCTGGATTACAGGATATCAATAAAAATGATGGACAGAAGCAAAATCTGATTCATCTAAGTTTGGGCTGGAAAATACTTTAA